From Streptomyces sp. NBC_01551:
GGCGCTCTCGGGGGTGTCCGGCATGCGCGTGAGCTCCTCGGGCCGGTTCAACCGCCGCGGTGGAACAGGACTTCCGGGTCGGACGCCGCCGGACCGTCCAGGCGCGGGGCCGCGGTCCCGCGCAGGTGCAGGCCGAAGAAGTCGCCGACGTACGCCCGCGTGATCTGCTGGGAGCGGGTGCCCGACAGCGGGGTCTCGGGATGCGAGTAGCCCACCTGGTCGCCGAGTACGGGCCAGTCGGTGAACGCGGGGTGGCCCGCTCCCGTCACGGTCAGCCAGCGCTTCCAGCCGTCGAGGCGGGGCCAGCTGTCCTCCCAGGAGGTGTCGGGGAAGTCCGGCGGCAGCAGGGCCGGGTCCCCGGCGAGCATCAGGAAGGGGCGGCCGCCGAGGCCGGCCTCGGGTATCGGGGTGAAGAAGGTGCCGTCCATGTTGACCCCGGCGTCCACGCGCGGGTCCGCGGCCATGGTGGCGGAGGCCGCGGCGCCGCCGATGGAGTGGCCGGCCATGCCGATGTACCGGGCGTCGATCAGCCGGGAGTACCGCCACGCGGAGCGCGGGCCGGTGAGCCGGTCCAGGAGGAAGGTGACGTCGCGGGCCCGGCCGTCGGAGACCCGGTGCAGCGACCCGTCGGGGAACACCTGCTCGCACGCCTTGCAGCTGAGCAGCCGGCCGCCGGGGAAGACGCTGCCGTCCGACTCGTACGCGTGGTCCACCGCGGCCACGACGTAGCCGCGGCTGGCGAGGTCCTCCGCCAGGGTGGTCAGCGAGGAACGCGGCATCGTGAAGCCGGGCGAGAGCACGATCAGCGGGTAGCCGCGCGGGGCGGGCCGGGGCAGTGCGCCGGCCCGGGAGTGCGTGCGGGTGGCCGCGACGCGCTCGGGCGTGACGTGGTCGCCGAGCTGTCCCCGGTCGGTCAGCAGCGCCTTGGCCTCGGCGGCGGCCATGTAGGGGGCGGGAGTTCCGGTGTGCGCGAGGGCCGGGTAGTACAGCGAGAGCAGCAGCTCCCGGTCGGCGGTCGGCACCCAGGGGTCCTTGCGGTCCCGGTCCACCAGGTGGAGGGTGTCGCGGCCGACCGCCAAGGCGCCGGTGGGGCGCGGGAGTTCGAGTCTGGTGGCCTCGCCGGCCGGGGCGCCCGCCGCCGAGGCGGGGGTCGCGAGGGTGCCGGGCGCGGCGAGGGCCAGGCCGGCCGCCACGGCCGTGAGCACGCGGATGATCTTCTTCATGACCGCATCCTAGCCTCAACTTAGGCAAGGCTTACCTAAATTGGCCACATGTGGCGGAACCCGGCCGCGCGAGGCCCCGGACCGACCGTCCGCCGTGCGGAGGATGCCGTTCGTCGCGCCGGGAGGGGCGTACGGCGATCCGGCGCCGCCGTCGGCCGCAGCGGTCGGAGGAACGATCCGCCACCGCCCCGCCCCACGCGTATCGTGGATCTTCCGGCCCGGACGGAGCAGGGGGTGCCATGTCCGAGATCCAGGCGCTGCTCGACGCCCTGAACGGACTCGCCCGCACCCGCGCCGCCGGACCCGCGGAGGCCGAGGAACTGCTGGCCCGGCTGCGCAGCGCGGCCGCGCGCTGGGCCGACGTGCTGTACGAGGCGCACGAGGGCGTCCGGGCGGAACTGCCGCCCCGCGCCGAGGCGGCCCTGACCCTGGCCTTCCGGCGCGCGGAGGAGTCGTACGTGGAGCTGGAGATCGCGCTGCGCGACTGCGCCGAGCACCGGGACCCCGCGATCTGAGGCCCCGCGCGGCCCGGACAGACGTGCCGGATCACGCCTGTTGCCCGGTCCGGAGCCGTGCGTAGACTCCGGTCACCCCGCTCCCCCGCCGAAGGACCGACGCCCGTGAACCAGACGTACGCGCTGACCGCGGTCACCGTCGTCGTCCTGGTCACGGTGCTGGTCGGGGCGCTCGGCCTGCGGATATCCCGCACCACCTCCGACTTCTACGTCGCCTCGCGCACCGTCGGCCCGCGCCTCAACGCGGCGGCCATCAGCGGGGAGTACCTGTCGGCGGCCTCCTTCCTCGGCATCGCGGGGCTGGTGCTGCTCCAAGGGCCGCAGATGCTCTGGTATCCGGTCGGCTACACCGCCGGATACCTGGTGCTGCTGGTGCTCGTGGCGGCCCCGCTGCGGCGCTCGGGCGCGTACACGCTGCCCGATTTCGCCGAGGCGCGGCTGGAATCGCAGGCGGTGCGGCGGATCGCGGTGCTCTTCGTGATCGGCGTCGGCTGGCTCTACCTGCTGCCGCAACTGCAAGGAGCCGGGTTGACGCTGGCGATCTTGACCGGGGCCCCGCACTGGGTCGGCGGGGTGGTCGTCGCCGCGGTGGTGACGGTGGCGGTGGCCGCCGGCGGGATGCGCTCGATCACCTTCGTCCAGGCCTTCCAGTACTGGCTGAAACTCACCGCCCTGCTGGTGCCGGCGTTCTTCCTGATCGGGGCCTGGGCCGGGGACGGCGCGCCGCGCGCCCGGTTCGACGCCCCGGCGGTCTTCCGCGAGCACACCGCCGTCACCCTCGCCGACGACGTCCGCCTCACCTTCGACGAGCCGCTCACCCTGACGGTGACGGGGCAGGTGGACGGCCGGTCGTACGACGGCAGCGAGCCGCTGGCCCTGTCCGCCGGGCAGCACGCGGTACGGGCGCCCGCGCGGCTGGAGTTCACCCCGGGCAGCCCCGTCCCGGAGTCCCGGGCGGAGGCGGGGATGGGGGTGTCCAGCTGGTCCGAGCCGCTGTCCGGGGACCGGCCGGAGTTCCGGCTGTACGCGACGTACGGGCTGATCCTGGCCACCTTCCTCGGCACCATGGGGCTCCCGCACGTGGCGGTGCGGTTCTACACGAGCCCGAACGGCAGGGCCGCCCGGCGGACGACGCTGGTGGTGCTGGGGCTGGTCGGCGTCTTCTACCTGCTGCCGCCGGTCTACGGGGCCCTCGGCCGGATCTACGCCCCCGAGCTGGCGCTGACCGGCACGGCGGACGCGGCGGTGCTGGTGCTGCCGGAGCGGATGGTGGGCGGGTTGCCCGGCGACCTGTTGGGCGCGCTGCTGGCAGGGGGCGCCTTCGCGGCGTTCCTGTCGACGGCCTCGGGGCTGACGATGGCGGTCGCCGGGGTGCTGCACCAGGACGTCCTGCCGACGCGGGGGGTGCGCAGCTTCCGGGTCGCGGCGCTGGTGGCGATGCTCGTACCGCTGGGCGGCAGTGTGGCGGCCACCGACGTGCCGGTGGCGGACGCGGTGGGGCTGGCGTTCGCGGTGTCGGCCTCCTCGTTCTGCCCGCTGCTGGTGCTGGGGATCTGGTGGCGCGGGCTGACGCCGCCGGGGGCGGTGGCCGGGCTGGTCACGGGCGGCGGGGCGGCGCTGAGCGCGGTGCTGGCGACGCGGGCGGGGCTGCCGCCGGCGGGCTGGCCGCACACGCTGCTGGCGTGGCCGGCGGTGTGGTCGGTGCCGCTGGGGTTCCTCACGATGGTGCTGGTGTCGCTGGCCACGCGGTCGCGGATCCCGGCCGGGACGGCGGTGACGCTGGCCCGGCTGCACCTGCCGGAGGCGCTGTACCCGCCGGAGGCGGGGGCGGGGGCGGGGACGGGGACGGGCGCCGGGGCGGGGTCGGGCGCCCGGGCCGGCACGGGCTCGGGCGCCGCCGCGCGCGCGGGCGGTGCTCCATGACCGGAGCGGTGCTCTCGGTACTGGCAGTGGCCGGCGCCGCCCTGCTGTTGGGGCTGGGCTGGGCGGCCGGTCGCCGGCAGGCCCGGCGCGGCGAACGGACCGCCGCGCCGGACCTCGGGACGCCCGTGGAGCTGGCCACCTTCCACACCCTGCACACCGCCTCACTGGCCGCGCCCCCGCTGCGCGCCGGGCTGACCGAGGACACCGCTCGCAAGGCCGCCCGGCGGCTGCGCTCGCTGCTCGGCACCGAGGCCCTGTGCCTCACGGACCGGGAGGCGGTGCTGGCCTGGGACGGCCCGGGCGCCGACCACCACCAGCGGCGGGTGATGGCCCGGGTGGCGGTGATGCTGGAGTCCGGGCGGAGCCAGAGCGTGCGCACCGAGTGCCAGCGCCCCGACTGCCCGCTGAAATGGGCCGTGTTCGCCCCGCTCACCGGCGAGGACGGGGTGCTGGGCGCCCTGGTGGCGTACGGGTCGCGCGAGTCGGCGGTGCTCGTGCGGGCCGCGACCGAGGTGGCGCGCTGGGTCTCCGTACAGCTGGAGCTCTCGGAGCTGGACCGGTCGCGGACCCGGCTGATGGAGGCGGAGATCAAGGCGCTGCGGGCGCAGATCTCCCCACACTTCATCTTCAACTCCCTCGCCGCGATCGCCTCGTTCGTGCGGACCGACCCGGAGCGGGCCCGGGAGCTGCTGCTGGAGTTCGCGGACTTCACCCGCTACTCCTTCCGGCGGCACGGCGAATTCACCACGCTCGCCGAGGAGTTGCGCTCCATCGAGCAGTACCTGGCGCTGGCCGGGGCCCGGTTCGGGGACCGGCTGAAGGTGACCTTGCAGGTGGCGCCGGAGGTGCTCCCGGTGGCTCTGCCCTTCCTGTGCCTGCAGCCGCTGGTGGAGAACGCGGTCAAGCACGGGCTGGAGGACTCCACCCAGGAGTGCCGCATCGCGATCAGCGCCCGGGACGCGGGCTCCGAGGCGGTGATCGCCATCGAGGACAACGGGGTCGGGATGGACCCGGCCCTGCTGCGCCGGATCCTGGCCGGGGAGCGGGCGGGCTCCTCGTCCGGCATCGGACTGCCGAACGTGGACGAGCGGATCCGCCAGGTGTACGGCGACGCGTACGGGATGGTCATCGAGACGGCCCTCGGCGCCGGCATGAAGATCACCGTACGCATCCCCAAATACCGCGCGGGCGTACACAGCTCACCCCCGGGCCAGCGCCTCCCTCCGCCCTGAACCTCCGGCCCCGCCCCGCTCCATCTGCCCCCGCCCGGGACGCGCCAGGCCCGGGACGCGCCTGGGCCCCGGCACCGTCCGGGGATGGACGGGGCCGGGGCCCAGGGGAAGTGGACTAGCTCCAGCTGGCGTGCAGCGGCTTGCCCTCCGCGTAGCCGGCGGCGGACTGGACACCCACGACCGCCTTCTCCTCGAACTCCGCGAGGGAACCCGCACCCGCGTAGGTGCAGGACGAGCGGACGCCCGCGATGATCGAGTCGATCAGGTCCTCGACGCCCGGACGCGTCGGGTCCAGGAACATCCGCGAGGTGGAGATGCCCTCCTCGAACAGCCCCTTGCGGGCCCGGTCGTACGCCGACTCCTCCGACGTCCGGTTCTGCACCGCGCGCGCGGACGCCATGCCGAAGGACTCCTTGTACAGGCGGCCGTCGGCGGTCTGCTGGAGGTCGCCCGGGGACTCGTACGTACCCGCGAACCAGGAGCCGATCATGACGTTGGACGCGCCGGCCGCGAGGGCCATCGCCACGTCGCGCGGGTGGCGCACGCCACCGTCGGCCCACACGTGCTTGCCGTACTTCTTCGCCTCCGCCGCGCACTCCAGCACCGCGGAGAACTGCGGGCGGCCCACGCCGGTCATCATGCGGGTCGTGCACATCGCGCCGGGGCCGACACCGACCTTGATGATGTCCGCGCCGGCGTCGATCAGGTCCTTGACGCCCTCCGCCGCGACGATGTTGCCCGCCACGATCGGAACCTGCGGGTCCAGCGCCCGGACGGCCTTGATCGCGTTGATCATCGACTCCTGGTGGCCGTGCGCGGTGTCGATGACGAGCGTGTCCACGCCCGCGTCGAGCAGCTGCTTGGCCTTCTGCACGAAGTCACCGTTGATGCCGACGGCGGCGGCGATGCGCAGCCCGCCCTTGGCGTCCACGGCCGGCGCGTACAGCGTCGCGCGCAGCGCGCCCTTGCGGGTCAGGATGCCGACGAGCCGGCCGTCCTTGTCCACGGCCGGGGCCAGCTTGCGGTGGCCGGCGTCGAGCCGGTTGAACGCCTCGCGCGGGTCGATGTCGGCGTCGATGAGCAGCAGCTCCTTCGACATGACCTCGGAGAGCTGGGTGAAGCGGTCCACGCCGGTCAGGTCGTGGTCGGTGACGACACCGACCGGTCGGTTGTCGGCGTCGACGACGACACCGGCGCCGTGCGCGCGCTTGGGCAGCAGCGACAGGGCGTCGGCGACGGTCTGGGTGGGCGCCAGCGTGATCGGGGTGTCGAGCACGTGGTGGCGGGTCTTCACCCAGGAGATGACGTCGGTGACGATCTCGATCGGGATGTCCTGAGGGATGACGACGATGCCACCGCGGCGGGCGACGGTCTCGGCCATCCGGCGGCCCGCGATGGCGGTCATGTTCGCCACGACGAGCGGAATGGTGGTGCCGGTGCCGTCGGGCGAGGAGAGGTCGACGCCCTGGCGGGAACCCACCGCGGAGCGGCTCGGCACCATGAACACATCGTCGTACGTCAGGTCGTACGGCGGCTTCTGGTCATTGAGGAAACGCACGTGCAGAACATCCCAGTCGAGTCGGAGGATCCCGTCATACCCAGCAGGGCAGCCGAGGAAAACGCACGTACTTCATTCTCCCACGTCCGGGCGTTTACCACGCCCGGGTAGATCGTCCAGGACATAACGGGCCGTGTGGTTCTTTCCTACGGGACTTTGGTCCCGAAAGGGGCGCCGGTCGCGCCGACCCGCCGGTGCACGGGTCCCGAGAGCGCCGCCAGAGGGAGCACCGAGCCGCCGTGCCGGGCGGCGGTGAACTCCGCGGCGATGGACAGGGCCGTCTCCTCGGGGGTGCCGCCGCCCAGGTCCAGGCCGATGGGCGAGCGCAGCCGGGCCAGCTCGTCGGCCGTGACGCCCTCGTCCCGCAGCCGCGCGGCCCGCTCCTCGTGGGTGCGCCGCGATCCCATGGCCCCGATGTACCCGAGGGGCAGCCGCAGCGCCAGGGCCAGCAGCGGTACGTCGAACTTCGCGTCGTGGGTCAGGACGCAGACGGCGGTACGGGCGTCCAGCCGGCCCGCCTCCCACTCGGCGGCCAGGTGCCGGTGCGGCCAGTCGACGATCACCTCGTCGGCGTCGGGGAAGCGGGCCGGGGTGGTGAACACGGGCCGGGCGTCGCAGACGGTGACCCGGTGTCCGAGGAAGGCCCCGATGCGGGCCAGGGCGGAGGCGAAGTCGATGGCGCCGTAGACGATCAGCCGGGGCGGCTCGGCGGCGGATTCGACGAGCAGGGTGAGCGGCTGCCCGCAGAGCCCGCCGGCCGTGCCGAGCTCGGCGGTCCCGGTCCGGCCGGCCAGCAGCAGCGCGCGGGCCTGCCGGGCGGCTGCCCGGTCGAGCTCCGCGCTCCCGCCCAGGCAGCCCTCGTAGGAGCCGTCGGGGTGGACGGCGAGGGCGCGGCCGAGCTGCTGGGGCGGCCCGGTGACGACGCGGGCGAACGCGGCCTTGGCCCCGCCGAGCGCGGCGTCGAGCACCGCGCCCAGCACGGGCCGCACCTGGTCTTGCCCGCGGACCGGGGTGACGAGGACGTCGAGGACTCCCCCGCAGGTCAGCCCGACGGCGAAGGCGTCGTCGTCGCTGTATCCGAAGCGGTGCACGCCGCTCTCCCCGGACGCGATCGCGTCGAGGCAGATCTCGTGCACGGCGGACTCCACGCAGCCCCCGGAGAGGGAGCCGAGCGCGGTGCCGCCGGCGTCGACGGCCAGCGAGGCGCCGGGGCCGCGTGGTGCGCTGCCGCTGACGGCCACCACGGTGGCCAGCGCGAATTCCCGCTGGGCGGCGCACCACGCGCGTAGCTCCCCGGCGATGTCGAGCATCAGCGGATGTACTCGCGGCGCGGGCTCTGTCCGGGCAGGCGGGGTGCCTGCCCGGGTATGAGCGGTCTCGGCGGTCTCGGCGGCAGCACGGACGGCCCCGCGGTCCGGGCGGGTGCGCCCGGGTAGGCGAGCGGGCCCGGGTCGGGGCTGTGGCCCCGGGTGCCGAGCAGCATGGCGGCGTGGGCCACGCTGGCGAGGGTGGCGTGGTGGTGCCAGCCGCGGAACGAGCGGCCCTCGAAGTCGCGGATCCCCACGGGTTCGCAGGTCTCGGAGAAGTCGAGGGAGACGCGGTCGGTGAGCTTGGCGAGCAGGAAGAGCTGGGCCAGCGGGCGGTCACCGATGTTGGTGATCCAGAACTCGGACGGCAGCATCGCGGCCTCGGTCCAGGCGCCCACCAGGAGCAGCGGGGTCGGCGGCGCGGGGACCGGCCGGTCCTCGCAGGGGGTGGCGAGGATGGCGGCCGAGGTCAGCAGGGTCACCGCTCCCTCGGTGCGGCCGTGGCGGGTCCATTCGACGACGCGGCGCTGGGAGCGCAGGGAGTCGATGAGTTCCCGGGCGGGCGCGGTGTGCGGGCCGGGTTTGTGGCGGCCGGCGCCGCCGAAGGAGACGGGCAGGGTGCCGTCGACCTTGAAGACGAAGGGGATGTCCTGGAGCGCGAACGACTCGATGCAGTGCGGGAGATCGCTGTTGGCCACCTCCATCACGACGGGCCGGCGCTGGAGTTGCCAGCTGGCGGCCATGCGCTGGACGGCGTGCACCGCGTCCTGGGCGGGGGTCAGGGAGCGGGCGGTGTCGGGGATGCCGGCCCGCCGCCTGCGCAGCAGTTCACTGGTCCAGGGCCCGGGGAGGGTGAGGGTCCATTCGACCGGGAAGCTGGCCTCGCTGGAGGCGAGCCAGATCCCGCTGGCCTGCTGGCAGTTGGCGGTGCGGCCGAGCTGGGGGACGAACTGCCGGCCGACGCCCACCGACCGGTCGCCGGCCTTCTCGATGACCATGGGCTGGATGACCCAGGCCAGCGGGCGCTGCGCGGTGCGTTCGAGGTGCTGAGCGAGGGACCGGCGTACGGGGGTCCAGTCCCACGGGGATTTGCTGATGAACTGCTGGAGGCTCTGCTCTACGGAACTGGCCCCTGTTCCGGCGATGTTTCGGATTGTTTTCTTCCCGGTCGTCTTCACGAGACCGTTCAGATATACGCGGGCCCAGTTTCGCTGGTCCCGCCGGGGTAAGGATTCGAAGAAGAGCGAGATCAGTACGTCGATCAAATCGGAGATTTCCTTCGTGGAATCCTCCGGCAGAACTACGCGAGCCATCTGGGCCTCCCCCGCGACCAGCTAGATCCAATACCCTACTTGACCGCGGAGAACGGCCGTAGGCCACGGCGGCTACTTCCTGAGGTCGCTGGCAGTTTCGAGCCGCTCTTCCTCTACCACGAGGGGGATGGGGATCTGGTTCGCCGCATAGTAGAGCGCGATCAGGAAGTGCGCGACAAGTGTGAGCGGTGCGGAGACGAAGGCCAGGAGCACGGTCAAGGGGTAGGCGATGGCCCCGAGACCGAAGCGCACCCTGGTGGCGCGGGCGCCGACCTTGTCCACCTTTTCGTGGAAGAGGTGGCCGACCCGGGTCACGTACCACCAGAAGGCCAGGAATGCCAGGGCGTAGGCCACGGTGACGGCGCTGTAGAGGACCGCGGCCGCGTTGGCGGAGCCGCCTTCCTCCATGAGGTGTTCGGCGAGCACATTGGTGGTGTACGGAATCACCGATACCACCATCAGCACCATGAGATTCAGGAACAACAGCGGCCTGTCCACCCGCTTGAGGTGACTGAAGATGGTGTGGTGGTTCACCCACATGACGCCGATGATGAGGAAACTCACCACGTAGGCGGCGTAATGCGGCCACTGTTCCCGGACGCCGTGCCAGAAGGCGGATCCGGTTTCTTCCGGAACCTTTAGCTCCAGGACGAGAATCGTGATGATGATGGCGAATACGCCGTCACTGAATGCCTCGACCCGCCCGGTTTCGCGTTCCATGACCTCCCCTTTGCCATTCATGTGCACATACGGGGAGGGCGTTCCCCGCCCTCCCCGCACACGCTACCCAGGTTTCGGCCGTCAGCCGCCAAAGCCCGCCGTCTGGCGCCAGATTCGGCCATCGCGGACGACGAGTGTCCCGAACGCGTGCTCCGGTTCACCGTTGAGGTTCATGATCGCCCGATAGAAGATCGTGTCGTCGGTCTCGATGTACTCCTGGAGTTCGACCAGGGTCGGCTTCACCGTGAGGTAGCCGGTGAACGTCTCACGGACGGCCTCGATGCCGACGGACGCCCCCTCGAAGCGGAGCAGCACGGCGTCGTCGGTGTAGTTCTTCATCACCGCCTCGATGTCCAGGGCGGCCAGGGCGTCCATCTGGCGGACGAACACCGGGTGCAGTTTCGAGATGTCGTACTTGGCCATGTCGACTCCATTCCTTCACGTGGTGGCGGAGCTGCGGGTGGAGCTGGTGGTGGCGTTGGTGGAGCTGGTCGCGGTCGCCGCGTCACCCTCCTGACCAGGGAGGTCGTCCTCGATGGCACAGGCCGGCGCGTTCCCGGCGAAGGGCAGCCGGACGACCATCCGGGTCTCGCCCGGCCGGGAGCGGGCCGCGATCGACCCGTGGTGGCGCTGGGTCACGATCCGGTAGCTGAGGTGCAGCCCCAGACCCGTGCCCTTCCCGACGTCCTTGGTCGTGTAGAAGGGCTCGAAGATCCGCGGCAGGGAGTCCTCGGGGATGCCCCGGCCGGTGTCGGTGATCTCGACGACCATGCAGACGCCCTCGGCCCGGACGCGTAGCGTGAGTACGCCGGATCCCTCCATGGCCTCGGCGGCGTTGTCGACCAGGTTGGTCCACACCTGGTTCAACTCGCTTGGATAGCCCGTCAGTTCGGGCAGGTCGGGCTCGTACATCCGTACGATGCTGATGCCCGCGAGCTTCGCACGCAGCACGACCAGCGTGTTCTCCAGCCCGTCGGTCACCGAGAAGGTCTGCTCGGGGGCGCGGTCGAGATTGGCGTAATCCCGGGTGGCCGCCACCAGTTGGGAGATGCGCGGGCCGGCCGCGCGGAGCTCGGCCGCCAGCGACCTGGTCTCCAGCAGCGCCGCCAGATGGTCCAGGGCGGCGGGCAGGGCCGCCTCGCCGACGCCCTCCAGCCGCTCCAGCAGCCAGCCCAGCTCCAGCCCGAGGTCCGAGATCCCCGAGCCGAGCAGCCCGGCGCGCTCGGCGCCCGCCTCCTGCGCCCAGTCGGCGATCTCCTCCTCCGCGTCGGCCTGGGCGAGCGGATCGGTGATCTCCGGCGGCGGCAGCTTGTCCAGCTCCTCGGCCAGCCGGTCCAGGACGGAGCGCTCCGCGCCCGAGGCCGCCGCGCCCCAGGCGTACCCGGTCCGGGTCAGCCGCTCCAGGGCGGGCGCCAGCTCCTGCGCGGCCCGGGCCACGGCGGCGGCCGGGTTGTTCAGCTCGTGGGCCAGCCCGGCGGCGAGCGTGCCGAGCGCCTCCACGGTGGCCCGTTTGCGGGCCTGCACCTCGGAGGACTTGATCCGCCAGGCCAGGACCGGGATCAGCACCGCGGCCACCCCGTGGCAGCGGGTCAGCATCTCGAAGAACACCGGCCTCGGGTACGCGACCACGGTCGTCGCCGGCCCGCTGGCGGCGGCGGTCGCCACGTAGGCGCCGTCCGTCAGCAGCGGCAACTCCCCGGTGAAGCGGTGCGCGGCGGAGGGTTTCCCGTCGTGCTCCTCGGCGGCCGCGCTCTCCTCCTCGGTGGAGTGCCGGGTGAGCACCTCCTCGCGGCCGTCGACGACCTTGGTGACGACGAGGCCCCCGGAGAGCAGGACGTGGAAGCCGCTCGCCTCCTCGCCGTCGCGGAAGAGGACCTCCCCGTCACCGAGGACCCGGGGCTCGGAGACGGAGACCAGCCAGTCCAGCTGGTCCTCGGAGAGCCCCTCGAAGATCTCCAGCCCGCGCAGGGCCGCGCGCAGCTCCGGCTCGCTCATGCCGTCCTCCCCTCGGCCCGGGTCCGGGCGGCCAGTCGCAGGGTCACCAGCAGGGCCAGCGCGCACACCGCGGCGACGGCGGCCATGAAGCCGACCGAGGTGCGGTGCAGCCCGTGGATGTTGGTCAGCATTCCGGCGAGCACCGCCGGCACGCTCATCGCCAGGTACGCGAACACGTAGACGGCCGCGGTCAGTTCGCCCCGGTGCGCCGGGTCGGCGAGGGCGCTCAGCGCCCGGAAGGAGCCGAGGAAGGCCGCGCCCCAGCCGCTGCCGAGGACGGCGGTGGCCACCAGGAACAGGGCGGCGGAACCGGTGCCGAGCGCGAGCAGCACCAGCCCCAGCCCGGCGAGCAGCCCGAGCAGGCCGATGACGGCGGTGCGCAGCGCCTCCGTACCGCCCAGCAGCAGCTGGGCGACGGTGGCGGCGCCGGCGAGCAGGGCCACGGTGGCCCCGCCGACGAGGTAGTTGGTGCTCTGGAGCAGGGAGAGCACCAGGTGCGGGCCGAGCGAGAGGTAGAAGCCGCCCACGGACCAGACGGCGACGATGGTCAGCACGAGGACGGCGAACCGGCCGCGCGAGGCCGCCGGGATCCGGATCCGGTGCGGTACGACGCGGAAGCCGCCGCCCGCGCCGGGAGCGCTCTCACCCATCCGCGCGACGCCGACCAGGGTGACCGCGAAGGCCCCGATCAGCAGCAGGTAGCTCAGCACGGTCGGCGCGGGCGCGTACTGGACGAGCAGCCCGGCCCCGATGCCGCCGAGCCCGATGCCGATGGTCGGCCCGGCGCTGTTGACCTGGGCACCGAGCGCGGGCCGCGAGCGCGGGGTGAGTTCCAGCAGGGCCGCGCCCATGGCCCCGGTGGCGAGGCCCACCGCCAGGCCCTGGACGGCGCGGGCGGCGAGCAGCAGCCCGAGCCCCTGGGCGCCGGCGAACAGCCCCATGGAGACGATGGCCAGGACCAGGCCGGCGCCGAGTACGGGGCGCCGGCCCAGGGTGTCCGACAGGGAGCCGAAGAGCAGGAGTCCGGCCAGCACGGTGACGGCGTAGAGGGCGAAGACCACCGTGATGGTGC
This genomic window contains:
- a CDS encoding alpha/beta hydrolase, producing MKKIIRVLTAVAAGLALAAPGTLATPASAAGAPAGEATRLELPRPTGALAVGRDTLHLVDRDRKDPWVPTADRELLLSLYYPALAHTGTPAPYMAAAEAKALLTDRGQLGDHVTPERVAATRTHSRAGALPRPAPRGYPLIVLSPGFTMPRSSLTTLAEDLASRGYVVAAVDHAYESDGSVFPGGRLLSCKACEQVFPDGSLHRVSDGRARDVTFLLDRLTGPRSAWRYSRLIDARYIGMAGHSIGGAAASATMAADPRVDAGVNMDGTFFTPIPEAGLGGRPFLMLAGDPALLPPDFPDTSWEDSWPRLDGWKRWLTVTGAGHPAFTDWPVLGDQVGYSHPETPLSGTRSQQITRAYVGDFFGLHLRGTAAPRLDGPAASDPEVLFHRGG
- a CDS encoding GuaB1 family IMP dehydrogenase-related protein: MRFLNDQKPPYDLTYDDVFMVPSRSAVGSRQGVDLSSPDGTGTTIPLVVANMTAIAGRRMAETVARRGGIVVIPQDIPIEIVTDVISWVKTRHHVLDTPITLAPTQTVADALSLLPKRAHGAGVVVDADNRPVGVVTDHDLTGVDRFTQLSEVMSKELLLIDADIDPREAFNRLDAGHRKLAPAVDKDGRLVGILTRKGALRATLYAPAVDAKGGLRIAAAVGINGDFVQKAKQLLDAGVDTLVIDTAHGHQESMINAIKAVRALDPQVPIVAGNIVAAEGVKDLIDAGADIIKVGVGPGAMCTTRMMTGVGRPQFSAVLECAAEAKKYGKHVWADGGVRHPRDVAMALAAGASNVMIGSWFAGTYESPGDLQQTADGRLYKESFGMASARAVQNRTSEESAYDRARKGLFEEGISTSRMFLDPTRPGVEDLIDSIIAGVRSSCTYAGAGSLAEFEEKAVVGVQSAAGYAEGKPLHASWS
- a CDS encoding cation acetate symporter, with the translated sequence MNQTYALTAVTVVVLVTVLVGALGLRISRTTSDFYVASRTVGPRLNAAAISGEYLSAASFLGIAGLVLLQGPQMLWYPVGYTAGYLVLLVLVAAPLRRSGAYTLPDFAEARLESQAVRRIAVLFVIGVGWLYLLPQLQGAGLTLAILTGAPHWVGGVVVAAVVTVAVAAGGMRSITFVQAFQYWLKLTALLVPAFFLIGAWAGDGAPRARFDAPAVFREHTAVTLADDVRLTFDEPLTLTVTGQVDGRSYDGSEPLALSAGQHAVRAPARLEFTPGSPVPESRAEAGMGVSSWSEPLSGDRPEFRLYATYGLILATFLGTMGLPHVAVRFYTSPNGRAARRTTLVVLGLVGVFYLLPPVYGALGRIYAPELALTGTADAAVLVLPERMVGGLPGDLLGALLAGGAFAAFLSTASGLTMAVAGVLHQDVLPTRGVRSFRVAALVAMLVPLGGSVAATDVPVADAVGLAFAVSASSFCPLLVLGIWWRGLTPPGAVAGLVTGGGAALSAVLATRAGLPPAGWPHTLLAWPAVWSVPLGFLTMVLVSLATRSRIPAGTAVTLARLHLPEALYPPEAGAGAGTGTGAGAGSGARAGTGSGAAARAGGAP
- a CDS encoding sensor histidine kinase, whose protein sequence is MTGAVLSVLAVAGAALLLGLGWAAGRRQARRGERTAAPDLGTPVELATFHTLHTASLAAPPLRAGLTEDTARKAARRLRSLLGTEALCLTDREAVLAWDGPGADHHQRRVMARVAVMLESGRSQSVRTECQRPDCPLKWAVFAPLTGEDGVLGALVAYGSRESAVLVRAATEVARWVSVQLELSELDRSRTRLMEAEIKALRAQISPHFIFNSLAAIASFVRTDPERARELLLEFADFTRYSFRRHGEFTTLAEELRSIEQYLALAGARFGDRLKVTLQVAPEVLPVALPFLCLQPLVENAVKHGLEDSTQECRIAISARDAGSEAVIAIEDNGVGMDPALLRRILAGERAGSSSGIGLPNVDERIRQVYGDAYGMVIETALGAGMKITVRIPKYRAGVHSSPPGQRLPPP
- a CDS encoding transposase, which translates into the protein MARVVLPEDSTKEISDLIDVLISLFFESLPRRDQRNWARVYLNGLVKTTGKKTIRNIAGTGASSVEQSLQQFISKSPWDWTPVRRSLAQHLERTAQRPLAWVIQPMVIEKAGDRSVGVGRQFVPQLGRTANCQQASGIWLASSEASFPVEWTLTLPGPWTSELLRRRRAGIPDTARSLTPAQDAVHAVQRMAASWQLQRRPVVMEVANSDLPHCIESFALQDIPFVFKVDGTLPVSFGGAGRHKPGPHTAPARELIDSLRSQRRVVEWTRHGRTEGAVTLLTSAAILATPCEDRPVPAPPTPLLLVGAWTEAAMLPSEFWITNIGDRPLAQLFLLAKLTDRVSLDFSETCEPVGIRDFEGRSFRGWHHHATLASVAHAAMLLGTRGHSPDPGPLAYPGAPARTAGPSVLPPRPPRPLIPGQAPRLPGQSPRREYIR
- a CDS encoding XdhC family protein, giving the protein MLDIAGELRAWCAAQREFALATVVAVSGSAPRGPGASLAVDAGGTALGSLSGGCVESAVHEICLDAIASGESGVHRFGYSDDDAFAVGLTCGGVLDVLVTPVRGQDQVRPVLGAVLDAALGGAKAAFARVVTGPPQQLGRALAVHPDGSYEGCLGGSAELDRAAARQARALLLAGRTGTAELGTAGGLCGQPLTLLVESAAEPPRLIVYGAIDFASALARIGAFLGHRVTVCDARPVFTTPARFPDADEVIVDWPHRHLAAEWEAGRLDARTAVCVLTHDAKFDVPLLALALRLPLGYIGAMGSRRTHEERAARLRDEGVTADELARLRSPIGLDLGGGTPEETALSIAAEFTAARHGGSVLPLAALSGPVHRRVGATGAPFGTKVP